Proteins encoded in a region of the Triticum dicoccoides isolate Atlit2015 ecotype Zavitan chromosome 3A, WEW_v2.0, whole genome shotgun sequence genome:
- the LOC119266544 gene encoding BTB/POZ and MATH domain-containing protein 1-like → MAVSTCTSETATGKHVFRIADYHIRKGLGVGEYIQSATFAIGGYDWDAKVRADYEFRLIDSGSAPPPSPVTHLFTNKYNTVDPDEAPANYGAPRFMKQQEIKPYLRDDCLEIECEVLVINAITKLEVQEVLPSDLPNHLGKLLDGKRGADVTFEVKGEVFSAHKIMLATRSPVFDAQLYGPLSDADATSKNIIVKDMEPPVFKALLHFIYTDSLPAMDDVDDGESEDMVKHLLVAADRYAMDRMKLMCEDILCKSLDVETAATTLALADQHHCSKLKDACVEYILSSNRLNAMVASKGYAHLKRSCPALMFDVFERATKSRKI, encoded by the exons ATGGCTGTGTCGACGTGCACCTCCGAGACGGCGACGGGCAAGCACGTGTTCAGGATCGCCGACTACCATATACGCAAGGGTTTGGGCGTCGGCGAGTACATACAGTCCGCCACCTTCGCCATCGGCGGCTACGACTG GGACGCCAAGGTCAGGGCGGACTACGAGTTCAGGCTCATCGACTCGGGTAGCGCGCCACCGCCGTCGCCAGTGACACATCTGTTTACTAACAAGTACAACACAGTCGACCCGGATGAAGCTCCTGCTAACTATGGAGCTCCCAGGTTTATGAAACAGCAGGAGATAAAACCGTACCTGCGGGACGACTGCCTGGAGATTGAGTGTGAAGTCCTCGTTATCAATGCTATAACAAAACTTGAGGTGCAGGAGGTGCTGCCCTCGGACCTGCCGAATCATCTCGGAAAATTGCTGGATGGCAAGAGAGGAGCAGATGTGACTTTTGAGGTTAAAGGCGAGGTTTTCTCTGCTCACAAGATTATGCTCGCCACGCGATCGCCGGTCTTCGACGCTCAACTCTATGGACCCCTGAGCGATGCTGATGCTACGAGTAAGAACATAATCGTCAAAGACATGGAGCCCCCTGTTTTCAAGGCGTTGCTTCACTTCATCTACACGGATTCTCTGCCTGCTATGGATGACGTTGATGATGGTGAGAGTGAAGACATGGTTAAGCACTTGCTCGTGGCTGCGGATAGATATGCCATGGACAGGATGAAGTTGATGTGTGAAGATATTCTATGCAAGAGCCTTGATGTCGAGACTGCGGCGACCACGTTGGCTCTAGCTGATCAGCATCACTGCAGCAAGCTGAAAGATGCTTGTGTTGAATATATCCTCTCTTCAAACAGACTGAATGCTATGGTGGCAAGCAAAGGGTACGCACACCTCAAAAGATCATGTCCTGCTCTCATGTTTGATGTCTTTGAGAGGGCTACCAAGTCTCGGAAAATTTAA